A genomic region of Trichothermofontia sichuanensis B231 contains the following coding sequences:
- the rlmN gene encoding 23S rRNA (adenine(2503)-C(2))-methyltransferase RlmN: MLAPTTIPTVPPTVAPNPASDTGPLLGRSRADLITWVQQQGQPAYRGQQLHQWLYHKGVRSLADISVFPKRWRAELATVPIGRSTLYQRLPAPDGAVKYLLQLADGQIIETVGIPSEKRLTVCVSSQVGCPMACEFCATGKGGFQRNLACHEIVDQVLTVQTDFQQRVSHIVFMGMGEPLLNVEAVLAAIACLNQEVGIGQRSMTLSTVGIPGRIRRLAEHRLQVTLAVSLHAPDQALREQLIPSARPYALADLLAECRDYVQITGRRVTFEYILLAGVNDRPEQAIALAKHLRGFQTHVNLIPYNPIDAAGFQRPDRQRIQAFVNALKTQHITVSVRYSRGLEAAAACGQLRASQR; this comes from the coding sequence ATGCTTGCTCCGACTACTATTCCGACCGTGCCACCAACCGTAGCCCCAAACCCAGCATCAGACACCGGCCCGTTACTGGGGCGATCGCGGGCAGATCTGATTACCTGGGTCCAGCAACAGGGCCAACCCGCCTATCGCGGTCAACAGTTACACCAATGGCTCTACCACAAGGGTGTACGATCGCTGGCCGACATTTCTGTTTTTCCTAAACGGTGGCGAGCGGAACTGGCTACAGTTCCCATCGGGCGATCGACCCTCTACCAGCGGTTACCCGCCCCGGATGGAGCAGTCAAGTACCTTCTCCAACTGGCCGATGGTCAGATCATTGAAACCGTCGGCATTCCTAGCGAGAAACGGCTCACGGTGTGCGTTTCTTCCCAAGTCGGCTGTCCGATGGCTTGTGAATTTTGTGCCACCGGTAAAGGCGGGTTTCAGCGTAACTTGGCCTGCCATGAAATTGTGGATCAGGTACTGACAGTACAGACAGATTTTCAACAGCGGGTGAGCCACATTGTCTTCATGGGCATGGGAGAACCCCTCCTTAACGTGGAGGCGGTCTTGGCCGCGATCGCCTGCTTAAACCAGGAGGTGGGCATCGGGCAACGCAGCATGACCCTTTCCACCGTCGGTATTCCCGGTCGCATTCGCCGTCTGGCAGAGCACCGCTTGCAAGTGACACTCGCCGTCAGCCTCCATGCCCCGGATCAAGCCTTACGGGAGCAACTGATCCCCAGTGCCCGCCCCTATGCCCTAGCCGACCTGCTGGCCGAGTGTCGGGACTATGTGCAAATCACGGGACGACGGGTAACCTTTGAATACATCCTCCTAGCCGGGGTCAACGATCGCCCAGAGCAGGCGATCGCCCTGGCCAAGCACCTGCGGGGTTTCCAAACCCATGTCAATTTAATCCCCTATAATCCCATCGATGCGGCGGGTTTCCAACGGCCCGATCGACAACGCATTCAAGCCTTTGTTAATGCCCTGAAAACCCAACACATTACCGTTAGCGTGCGCTATTCGCGGGGGCTAGAAGCGGCGGCGGCCTGCGGGCAACTGCGAGCTTCCCAGCGCTAG
- the tsaB gene encoding tRNA (adenosine(37)-N6)-threonylcarbamoyltransferase complex dimerization subunit type 1 TsaB: protein MSPDPSESLSALALAIHTTSPELGLALGRGFTLLQQQTWDLGLALSQHLQLYLAEFIQPYAWSDLAWIAVAKGPGSFTGTRIGVVTARTLAQQLEIPLFAISTLAAIAATQSHLPDDHDRAIQLPAQRGELFAGIYRPQPETGDLTPVLPDTTLSPDRWQEILATWPHPYTLITVTGNLGASVTGVFILAAAAWQQGQRPHWSRAQPFYGQHPVPTHSDKCGYSLSVNLLIEKTIGNTIG from the coding sequence ATGTCCCCTGACCCCAGTGAGTCGTTGTCTGCCTTAGCGCTAGCTATTCACACAACTAGCCCTGAATTGGGATTGGCCCTGGGGCGTGGCTTTACCCTGCTTCAGCAGCAAACTTGGGATTTGGGGTTAGCCCTCTCCCAGCACCTTCAGCTTTACCTGGCCGAGTTTATCCAGCCCTATGCCTGGTCTGATCTCGCCTGGATTGCGGTTGCCAAAGGTCCGGGCAGTTTTACAGGAACCCGCATCGGGGTCGTCACAGCCCGCACGCTGGCCCAGCAATTGGAGATTCCGCTGTTTGCCATCTCCACGCTGGCCGCGATCGCGGCCACCCAGAGCCACCTGCCAGACGATCACGATCGGGCGATCCAACTCCCCGCCCAACGGGGTGAACTCTTCGCCGGCATTTACCGCCCCCAACCAGAAACAGGTGACCTCACCCCTGTGTTACCTGATACGACCCTGAGTCCCGATCGCTGGCAAGAGATTCTGGCCACTTGGCCCCACCCCTATACCCTGATTACCGTCACGGGCAACTTGGGAGCCAGCGTTACCGGCGTGTTTATCCTGGCCGCCGCCGCATGGCAACAGGGCCAACGTCCCCACTGGTCCCGTGCTCAACCTTTTTATGGACAACACCCCGTGCCGACCCACTCTGACAAGTGTGGATACAGTCTATCCGTGAACCTGCTTATTGAGAAAACAATAGGGAACACAATAGGATAG